TCGGTGGTGAAAAGGAAACCGGGGGAGGTCGTGAATCAGGCTCCGATGCATGGAAGGCTTACATGCGTCGGCAAACCAATACCATCAACTATGGGCGTCAGCTGCCACTCGCCCAGGGTATCAAATTCGATATCTAAGGCAGCCAAAGGATAAAGAGAGATGAAGACAGGTCGCGGCTTCAGTTTGGTTTTCTTCATGTTCACCTGGATGAATATGCTGGTCGCCGAACCCCAGAAGCCCGAGGCCAAGGCGGCCCCGAAAACCCAGGCCGAACCGCCTCTTCTCTTCTTCGCCCCTGTTGACTATGAGCCCTGGGTCCTCGTGGATGCCAAGGGCAAGGTCACAGGCGGCATCCTCTATGAAATGGCTCATACCATCGGTGATTTCGTCGGGCTTCCCGTCAAGGTCGAAGCGATGCCTTTCCCGCGCTTTGAAAGCCTCATCGCCGAGCAGAATTTCGATTTCACCTTCGTCAATCAGCATCAGGTCCTGCCCGGCGGGACCCGCTTTCCCAAAATGGTCATCGAAACTCAGCTTGGGCTGATCTATCTGAAGAAGAATACGGCCTTCAGCGACTGCAAGAAAATCAAAAGCGTGGCGCACACCAGTCAGAACTCGGACGCTCTGCGCGCCATCATCCAGCAGCAATGCGGCCAGGTGACGGTCGTGAATACGAATAACCTGGGCCAGCGCGTGAAAATGCTGGGCTTTGGTCGGGTTGATTCGTTCCTTGGATCCAATGAGGAAATGGATCTGGTCGGCTGGTTCGGGGAATCCTGTGATGCCCTTGCGTTTGTGAAGTTCTTTGACATGCAGTGGCACATCTTTGCTACGGCCAATTCCCGACTGACCCGCGAACCCTATCGTTCCCGCGTGGAGCGCTTCATCACCGCCTATGAACCCGAGCTTTATCATAAGATCCGGAAAAAAGTCCTCGGCAATCGCTACTGCCACCTGCCGCGCAAAACCTGAATTTTTTGTTAACCCAATTTCGCTTCAATGGATGTATCCTATCGCGTGAGGAAGGGGTGCTTTATGCTTCAGCGCGATGCAAGGTCGACTCCGAATGCCAGCTACAGGATCAGCAGTCGTGGTCCTGTGTGCCTCGTGGCCTGCCGTGAGACGCGGCTTGCCCTTATGATCGCCAGGGCCCTGGAGGAGCAGCATTATCCTTTGATGCTGGTGCCCTCGGCCATGGGTCTCCGTCAGCCTCTTCTCCTGGATCCTGATGTCATCATTCTGGATGAAGCCATGGTTCGGGATCTGGAAGCGACCGGCATCCCGGATAGCCTAAGGTCCATTTCCTGGAAACCGACCGTCCTTCTGGGTGCAGACCATGTTTCGGATTTTGAGCGGGATGTCTTTCCATCACCTGTGATGCTTCCCCTTGGGAGCAGCTCAAGCGAGATCATGCAGACGATCCATACGCTTGCGCAGGCTGAACCGGCGGATGGAAGGCAGGTGCCCTCACCGACTCATGGTCAAGGTTTTAACCTTACTCTCCCAGTGCCTGCGGTGTCGTGAAAAATTAGTTCAGAGACTCGATCTTGACAAATTTTCCAGGAGTTTTATGTTGGAAGTGAGAGGAGATGACTACACGAAAAGTAGCGTAACTCTCAAAAGTATGCGGTTCTGTAAAAGGCACTAGCAGAAGGAGTGAAGAGATTCCCCAGCTGCTTAAGGGGAGCATTAAACAGACAAGGTTTGAAGTGTAGTGTTTATTGCAACGCGAGAGCGCATCCTGTTATCGGGTGCGCTCTTTGCATTTTCAAGCCTGCCGCGCATCCTTGGGAAGGCGGATGATGAAGGTGGTGTGCGGAGCCTTGGTGTCCACGAAGAGATGGCCCTTATGGGCGCTCAGGATCTTCCGCGAAATGCTCAGGCCGAGCCCGGTTCCTTTTCCCGGTGGTTTGGTCGTGAAAAAAGGCTGATGAATCCGCGGCAGGATCTGCGGATTGATGCCGCGCCCGCTATCAATAACCGCCAATTCGTAGCCGGCTCCCCGGGGCTCAAGACGGATGCGAATCCATTTTTCCGCCAGCTCGGCGACTGCATCCTTCGCATTATGAATCAGATTCAAAAGGACCTGAGCAATCTGCACCTGTCGACAGACGCAGGGAGCCTCGGCAATTTTCATATCCACCCGCAGATCGATGCCGTCGTGAAAGAGACCCTCTTTGCTGACAGCCAGGACATCGTCGATGATCTTGGTCAAATCAGCTTCCTCGAAAGGGTCCTCAGCCCCTTCTCGCGAAAGATTGCGCAGGCTGGAGGTGATCTTGGTGATGCGATCGACGGTTTGCTTGATGCGCTGTGAAATATTGATCACGCGGTCGCCTTCGAGCTCCTGTCGCCGCACGAGTATTTCCAGCTGCTCCGCATAGCCGCGAATGATGGCCAGGGGATTATTGATTTCATGCGCGATGCTGGCGGAAAGTTCGGCGATAGCGCTGTAGTGCGTAGCGGCTGCCAGGTGGACCTGCTGCTCTTCGATCGTGCGGTTGCTCTGCTGAAGCTCCTGGATACGCACGAGCAGGGTCTCTTCATGCCGATTGATCGTGCGATAAAGATAGTGGGCATAGAGCAGGGCGATTCCAAAGACGCTGGGACTGACAAACCAGAAAAGCTGCCGCTGCTGATCGGGCGTTATGATGACAGCATGCGCAAAGTGATCGTAACCCCAGCCCTCCAAAGCAAAGAAGGGCACCACCGGCACAAAGCTCCAGAAATGCAGGGAGCGTTGATAGGTGGACGGAAAAATAAGATAAGGCACGATCAGCATATTGATGAAAAAAAGATGCGGCCAGGTGTTGCGACCGAGGATGATGCAGTAAATCAATATCAAAGAATGATTAATGAAAAGGAAGAGGTAACGCCCGAGCAAAGGTTTGTTCGTCAAGCGATTCAGGGGCACGGTCGCCAGGATCATAAGCCCGCCCACCAGGTTGAAGAGCGCGATGCTGGGGTAGCCTTTCACCCAATAGAGGGGGACGTAGAGTTCCACGACGCAGGCAATGATCAAAGCGATCTGATTGCAGATACGCAAACAGCGATATTCTCGCGCCGACCGTTGATTATGTTCCCCTACGTCGGCAATTCTTTTCCATATCAATGCAATTCGGCTCAAGGGATGCCTTTGAAAATAGAGCGTTTGACACCTCGATGCGACTTGAAAACCTGGCAACTCTTAACTGTCGTAAACCTGAAGCCGAGACCCTGTAAACACGAAATTCCACGTGCCCCCGGATAATCTTGACAGGTAAAAATCGTTAGTGTTGTATGCGAGCACAGCCCCAAGGGTTCATGGAGGAAAAATGGCAAACGAATTGGCAGCTTATCTACACTACACGACTCTGGAAAATAGCGAAGGCGGCATGACCGAGGACCGTCTGGCCACACTGGTTATCAATCGACATGAAGCCGCCAACTCGTTCAGCGGTGAGCTTTTAGTACAGTTGAAAAAGCTCCTGGACGAAGTGAATCAGGACCCGACGGTCCGCGCCCTTCTTTTGCAGGGCAGCGGTAAACATTTTTCAGCCGGGGCTGATTTGCATTGGATGAAAGAAGCCGCTCAATTGGATTATGCCGGCAATGTGCAGGAAGCTGAAAAGTTGACTGCCATGTTCGAGGCCCTGGCCACACTCCGCGTGCCGACGCTTGCTGTGGCGAAAGGCGCAGCGTTTGGTGGTGCTGTCGGCCTGATCGCAGCCTGTGATTACGCGGTGGCTCTGGATAGTGCCCGTTTTTGCCTGAGTGAAGTGAAGATCGGGCTTTTGCCTGCCGTGATTTTGCCTTATCTCGGCCGCAAGATGCACCCAGGAGCTTTAAAACGCTTGATGCTCACGGCCCGGGTGTTCCATGCCGCCGAGGCTTTAGCCAGCGGTCTTGTGCAGGCAGTCACTCCAGCCGACGGAGTGGAGGCACTTCTGCATGACGAGCTGAATCTGCTCTTGAGCGCAAGCCCCGAGGCTCAGGCGACGTGCAAAGGCCTTTATCAAAAGGTGGAAGCCCGTTCGTGGGCCCAGGGTCCGGAAACGGTGGAGGCCATTGCCCGCACCCGTGCGAGCAGCATGGGCCAGGCGGGGCTTTCCGCATTCTTTGAAAAAAAGGATCCCGTCTGGCTCAGGCGCGTTCCCCGCAGCGCGCGGGTTTTTGTTGCCTGATTCTGCATAATCTCACGCTTTTGTGCCCAGACGCCTTGTCCGGGCTACATTTTTTACTGCCCTATCACTCACCCAAACGCAGAAGTCTTGAAGTCCCTTCCCAAAGGCCGTATCACAGGACATGATATTCCCAGGTCGAATCGATGGTGTCCAGCGCGAGGTAACGCAACTATGGGGTTTCAGGTTTTCAAGTTTGGCGGCACATCGCTCGCCAGTCCGGAATCATTGCAAAAGGTGCTTGGCATCATTGAGAAACACCGGGAAGGCCTCTGCATTGTCGTCTCCGCCAGCAGTGGCGTAACGGATAATCTGTATAAACTCTATTACGGTGCTGTGCAGAATAGACGCGATGAAGAAGCCGCTCTTCTGCAGCAGATTTCCGATCGGCACCGCCTCCTTGTCCAGGGCCTGATACCCGCTGGAGCCGAGCAGGATCGCGTCTGGAACGCTGTGAAAACCCTGCTCGATGAGATCGCCCGTATCTGTGAAAGCCTCGCGATTCTGCGCGAACAGACGGCCAAGACGCTGTCCAAAACCGTGGCCTATGGCGAGCGCCTGATGGCGCTGGTCGTCAGTGAAGCCCTGAAAGCGCGCGGCCAGAAGGTGGTGGGGATTGATTCCACTGAGCTCATCAAGCTCATGCGGGAAAAAAGCGAATACACGCCGGATGACAACGCTTCGAAGAAAGCTGTGAATGAGCGTTTAAAACCTGTCCTGACCAGCGGTTCCATGGCCGTCGTCCCCGGTTTTTTCGGGGAAGGTCCGGAAGGCGAGGTGATGATACTCGGACGCGGGGGCTCGGATTATTCCGCGACGCTGCTCGGAGCCTATCTGGGTGCGGATGCCGTCTGCCTTTACAAGGAGGTCGATGGCCTCATGACCGCTGACCCGCGGCATGTGTTTGAAGCGCGGGTCTTGCCCGAGCTGCATTATCGCGAGGCCACGGAACTCGCGTATTACGGTGCCAAGGTCCTGCATCCGCGCGCGATCATTCCGCTGGTCGCGCAGAAGATTCCCTTGATCGTTAAGAATACTTTCTTCCCCGATAAACCAGGAACCCGCATAGCCGGTGATGTAGCCTCCGGTTCCTATCCGGTCAAGGCTCTGAGTTATATTGATAAGCAGGCGCTCGTCTCGGTCGAAGGCAAGGGCATGATGGGTGTGCCCGGCATGGCCTCGCGGGTGTTTGGAATCCTGGCCCAGGAAAATATTTCGATCTGTCTGATCACCCAGGCCTCAAGCGAAGCAAGCATCTGCTTTGTGGTGCCGGGGGAACAGGGCGAGCTGGCCCGGAAACTTCTGGAGAGCAGCTTCCGCTACGAAATAGATCGGCAGCTCGTGGATGAAATCAAGCTGACGAGCAACATCG
This region of Oligoflexus sp. genomic DNA includes:
- a CDS encoding sensor histidine kinase, with the protein product MRICNQIALIIACVVELYVPLYWVKGYPSIALFNLVGGLMILATVPLNRLTNKPLLGRYLFLFINHSLILIYCIILGRNTWPHLFFINMLIVPYLIFPSTYQRSLHFWSFVPVVPFFALEGWGYDHFAHAVIITPDQQRQLFWFVSPSVFGIALLYAHYLYRTINRHEETLLVRIQELQQSNRTIEEQQVHLAAATHYSAIAELSASIAHEINNPLAIIRGYAEQLEILVRRQELEGDRVINISQRIKQTVDRITKITSSLRNLSREGAEDPFEEADLTKIIDDVLAVSKEGLFHDGIDLRVDMKIAEAPCVCRQVQIAQVLLNLIHNAKDAVAELAEKWIRIRLEPRGAGYELAVIDSGRGINPQILPRIHQPFFTTKPPGKGTGLGLSISRKILSAHKGHLFVDTKAPHTTFIIRLPKDARQA
- a CDS encoding enoyl-CoA hydratase-related protein, with the translated sequence MANELAAYLHYTTLENSEGGMTEDRLATLVINRHEAANSFSGELLVQLKKLLDEVNQDPTVRALLLQGSGKHFSAGADLHWMKEAAQLDYAGNVQEAEKLTAMFEALATLRVPTLAVAKGAAFGGAVGLIAACDYAVALDSARFCLSEVKIGLLPAVILPYLGRKMHPGALKRLMLTARVFHAAEALASGLVQAVTPADGVEALLHDELNLLLSASPEAQATCKGLYQKVEARSWAQGPETVEAIARTRASSMGQAGLSAFFEKKDPVWLRRVPRSARVFVA